AGTAATCGGAGATTTTTTCCGTCTGTCTTTAACATTTAACACCGGTTTTGTTTTTGGCCTATTTCAGAACAATGCACTTCCTTCTTTATTTGCGACTAGTTTCGCCATACTCTTTTTGATTTTTTACCGTTGGTCCAATTCCGATTTGGGGAATCCCTGGGGTTGGAATTTAGTGATGGCGGGTGCATTCGGAAACCTAAGTGACAAGTTCTTTGTGAAAATTCCCGGAGAAGGTTTTCGTTTCGGATTCAGCCCGGAAAGACCGGGAATCGAGTTCATCGGTGTGGTCGATTTTCTGGACTTTGAATGGCCGGACTTTCTACTCTTCGAAAGATGGCCTGCATTCAATGTGGCGGATTCTTGTGTATCGATAGGAATCGTACTTCTTCTCATCACAATGGATTGGAAAGAAGAAGCAAAAAAATAATCTTATAAAAAGAAATTGGAAGTAACCGTGACAGAGAGAGTTTTAAAAACCTCTTTGTCTTCTTCCATTTTTCCCACTTTCCAGTTTACTCCGGAAGGAGATGCATACAAACTCCTTCCTTTCTTATTTTCAGAAACCCCACAAACACGTATAATGTGAGTCTTCGTCTTCTTGGAAAGACCTGCAAAAAACTCCAAATCTTCTTCATAGGATCTTACACCTTGTTCCGAAGAAAGATGAAAAATCACTTCGATTTTATCTTTTTCAAAATGATCCCAAATAGACTGGTTATTAATATCCTCTCCAACCAAAATCCCGAACCGAAGACCACCCATAATAAAAATGGATTCTGTTTGGCCTGGAGATAATTCCGTTTCTTCCGGTCCCAACGTCTTTTTTTCGTAAAAATCGACTAAAACTACGGATTGAACGATGGGGGAAGCGGACACCAATTTGTCTTCTTCATTCTTTCTGTAATGGGTTCCTCCGAGTATGACGCCTTTGAATGTTTCTGAAATTTCAAGCAAATGATCTTGGTATTCTTTTTCATGTTTGGCCGCGGCACTGGGAGAATCCGCTTGGAAGAAAAAAGGAAAACTTTCCGGTAAAAGAAGGAAATTAGCCCTGGCAAGAGCTATCTTTCCTATTTCGTCTTTTGTGAATCGCTTGTGAATATTCTTTTGATAAATAGAAAT
The nucleotide sequence above comes from Leptospira kobayashii. Encoded proteins:
- a CDS encoding lipoprotein signal peptidase; this encodes MQFPELPKKPFLSVYKPQYIAFVIFGLILDLASKYIIIKKMQAYESIPVIGDFFRLSLTFNTGFVFGLFQNNALPSLFATSFAILFLIFYRWSNSDLGNPWGWNLVMAGAFGNLSDKFFVKIPGEGFRFGFSPERPGIEFIGVVDFLDFEWPDFLLFERWPAFNVADSCVSIGIVLLLITMDWKEEAKK
- a CDS encoding amidohydrolase produces the protein MPTIKISIYQKNIHKRFTKDEIGKIALARANFLLLPESFPFFFQADSPSAAAKHEKEYQDHLLEISETFKGVILGGTHYRKNEEDKLVSASPIVQSVVLVDFYEKKTLGPEETELSPGQTESIFIMGGLRFGILVGEDINNQSIWDHFEKDKIEVIFHLSSEQGVRSYEEDLEFFAGLSKKTKTHIIRVCGVSENKKGRSLYASPSGVNWKVGKMEEDKEVFKTLSVTVTSNFFL